From Vulpes vulpes isolate BD-2025 chromosome 7, VulVul3, whole genome shotgun sequence, one genomic window encodes:
- the LOC112934830 gene encoding olfactory receptor 2A5-like, with amino-acid sequence MGSNQSWVTEFVLVGFQLSAEMEVLLFWIFSLLYIFSLLANGVILGLICLDLRLHTPMYFFLSHLAVIDMSYASNNVPKMLVNLVNQKRTISFVPCVTQTFLYLGFAATECLVLVAMSYDRYVAICHPLQYTVIMSWRLCMVLAVTSWVFSFLLALVHLILILRLPFCGPHEINHFFCEILSVLKMACADTRLNQVVIFGTCVFILVGPLCLVLVSYSCILFAILRIQSGEGRRKAFSTCSSHLCVVGLYFGSAIVMYMAPKSNHPEEQQKILSLFYSLFNPMLNPLIYSLRNTEVKGALRRVLYRQRHI; translated from the coding sequence ATGGGAAGCAACCAGTCATGGGTCACAGAATTTGTCTTGGTGGGGTTCCAGCTCAGTGCAGAGATGGAAGTGCTCCTCTTCTGGATCTTCTCCCTCTTGTATATCTTCAGTCTGCTGGCAAATGGCGTGATCTTGGGACTCATCTGTCTGGACCTGAGACtgcacacccccatgtacttcttcctctcaCACCTGGCTGTCATCGACATGTCCTATGCCTCCAACAATGTCCCCAAGATGTTGGTAAACTTAGTGAATCAGAAGAGAACCATCTCTTTTGTTCCCTGCGTAACGCAGACATTTCTGTACCTGGGTTTTGCTGCTACAGAGTGCCTGGTTTTGGTGGCGATGTCCTATGACAGGTACGTGGCCATCTGCCACCCCCTCCAGTACACTGTCATCATGAGCTGGAGACTGTGCATGGTCCTGGCTGTCACTTCCTGGGTGTTTAGCTTCCTCTTGGCCCTCGTCCATTTAATTCTTATCCTGAGGCTGCCCTTCTGTGGGCCTCATGAAAtcaaccacttcttctgtgaAATCCTGTCTGTCCTCAAGATGGCCTGTGCGGACACTAGGCTCAACCAAGTGGTCATTTTTGGGACCTGTGTGTTTATCTTAGTGGGGCCTCTCTGCTTGGTGCTGGTGTCCTACTCATGCATCCTGTTTGCCATCCTGAGGATCCAGTCTGGGGAGGGCCGCAGAAaggccttctccacctgctcctcccacctctgTGTGGTTGGGCTCTACTTTGGCAGCGCCATTGTCATGTACATGGCCCCCAAATCCAACCACCCAGAGGAGCAGCAGAAGATCCTTTCCCTGTTTTATAGCCTTTTCAACCCTATGCTGAACCCACTGATCTACAGTCTGAGGAACACAGAGGTGAAGGGTGCCCTGAGGAGAGTCTTATACAGGCAGAGGCATATATGA
- the LOC112934831 gene encoding olfactory receptor 2A12-like encodes MGGNQTWITEVILLGFQVDPALELFLFGLFCLFYTLTLLGNGVILGLICLDARLHSPMYFFLTHLAIVDMSYASNNVPKMLANLVNLKRTISFVPCIMQTFLYLAFAHIECLILVVMSYDRFVAICHPLHYTVIMNWRMCTVLASTSWVFSFLLALVHLILILRLPFCGPHEINHFFCEILSVLKLACADTRLNQVVIFAACVFILVGPLCLVLVSYSRILFAILRIQSGEGRRKAFSTCSSHLCVVGLFFGSAIVMYMAPKSNHPEEQQKILSLFYSLFNPMLNPLIYSLRNTEVKGALRRVLYRQRHI; translated from the coding sequence ATGGGAGGCAACCAGACATGGATCACAGAAGTCATCCTGCTGGGATTCCAGGTCGATCCAGCACTGGAGCTCTTTCTCTTtggacttttctgtcttttctataCCCTCACCCTTCTGGGAAATGGAGTCATCTTAGGGCTTATCTGCTTAGACGCTAGACTGCACagccccatgtacttcttcctcactCACCTGGCAATTGTTGACATGTCCTACGCCTCCAATAATGTCCCCAAGATGCTGGCAAATCTTGTGAATCTGAAAAGAACCATATCCTTTGTTCCTTGCATTATGCAGACATTTCTGTATCTGGCTTTTGCTCACATAGAGTGCCTGATTTTGGTTGTGATGTCCTATGACAGGTTTGTGGCAATCTGCCATCCTCTACATTACACTGTCATCATGAACTGGAGAATGTGCACAGTCTTAGCCAGCACTTCTTGGGTTTTTAGCTTCCTCTTGGCCCTTGTCCATTTAATTCTCATCTTGAGGCTGCCCTTCTGTGGGCCTCATGAAAtcaaccacttcttctgtgaAATCCTGTCTGTCCTCAAGCTGGCTTGTGCTGACACTAGGCTCAACCAAGTGGTCATCTTTGCGGCCTGTGTGTTTATCTTAGTGGGGCCCCTCTGCTTGGTGCTGGTGTCCTACTCGCGCATCCTGTTTGCCATCCTGAGGATCCAGTCTGGGGAAGGCCGCAGAAAGGCTttctccacctgctcctcccacctctgTGTGGTGGGGCTTTTCTTTGGCAGCGCCATTGTCATGTACATGGCCCCCAAATCCAACCACCCAGAGGAGCAGCAGAAGATCCTTTCCCTGTTTTATAGCCTTTTCAACCCTATGCTGAACCCACTGATCTACAGTCTGAGGAACACAGAGGTGAAGGGTGCCCTGAGGAGAGTCTTATACAGGCAGAGGCATATATGA